The genomic region ATTCTGAAAAAGGCTGCCGACCTGATAAGGACGCGTGTGGATTATTCATTCATATTGGTGCTTTTATTCTATAAGAAGATAAGTGATCAGTGGAAGCTAGAGTTTCAAAGAACATATAAGGAGCTAGTAGAGCAAGGATATGCCTCGGAAGAAGCGAAGGAACTTGCTAGAGGTAAGTATTTTCACCAGTTCCAAATACCAGAGGAGTATTTATGGGATAATATTGTTAAGCATAAGGGGGAACTACACGAATACTTCTCTAAAGCATTGAAGAAGATAGGTGAGCTAAACGAGGAACTGCGCCCAATCTTTGACAACTTCGACTTCCATATTTTCGCATCGAACAGGGAGAACAGCGAAATACTTAGACAACTAGTAGAACTCTTCGATTCTGTACCCCTAATAGATACTTCGCCAGATATACTTGGGGATGCTTATGAATGGTTATTAATGATGTTTGCCCCGACAAAGGCTAAGGAAGGAGAAGTGTTCACGCCTAGAGAAGTGATTAGGCTACTAGTAGAGATTCTTGATCCCAAGCCAGGCTATAAAATACTTGACCCCGCAGCTGGTAGTGGGGGCATGCTGATAATAAGCTATAAATACATAGAGGAAAAACATGGGAGGGAAGAAGCCGATAAACTCTATCTCTTCGGGCAAGAAGCTAATGCCAAAACAGCTGCACTAGCAAAAATGAACATGTACATACACGGCATAGCTAATCAAAAAATAGAGGTAGGAGACTCCCTCCTATACCCAAAATTCGAACTAGGAGAATGGGACATAGTATTAGCCAACCCACCATGGAACCAGGACGGATACAATGAACAAGTATTGAAGAAGAACGAGAAATACCGGTTAATATACAAGTATGGATACACCCCCTCACAAACAGCTGATTGGGCATGGATACAGTTAATGCTAGCAGCAGCTAAGCCCCAGGGAAAAGTAGGAGTAGTAATAGATAACGGCGCACTATTCAGAGGAGGGAGGGAAAAGAGTATAAGAAGCAAGATAATAGAAGAAGACCTAGTAGAAACAGTAATACTTCTACCTGAAAAACTATTCTACAACACAGGAGCACCTGGAGCAATAATTATATTTAATAAAAACAAGCCGCAGGAGAGAAGAAACAAGATATTATTCATAAATGCAAGCAACGAATACGAAAAACACCCAAACATAAGAAGACTGAACAGGCTAAGCAAGCAAAACATTGAGAAAATAGCTAAAACATATTACGAATACAAGGAAATACCAGGATTCTCAAGAATAGTAGGACTAAGCGAAATAAGAGAAAACAACTACAACCTAAACGTAACCCTATACGTAACACCACCCATAGAAATAGAAGAAATAGACCTAGAAAAAGAACTACAAGAACTAATAGAAATAGAAAAACAAGCAAAGACGGCGAGAGACAAAGCAATACAGTACATACAACAAATAATACAAGCAAACAAACAAAGGTGAAAAATAAATGCCCCACAAAACACTAGACGAATACCTAAAACAACAAATAAAAACAACCACAAAACAAGAAACACAAAAAGAAATAGAATACAAAATAATAGGTTTCTACAAGGAGACAGACTTCAAAGAAACACCAATAGGAAAAATTCCAAGGGACTGGAACATTATGAGATTAGATGGTCTCGTTAAAGTCGAAACTGGAAAAAGAGCTAAGGGTGGTGGATTATATAAAGGAAACATAGCAAGCATAGGCGGTGAACACATAGATGATGAAGGAAATATTCGATGGAATAATATGAAATTTATTACAGAAGATTTTTATAATTCCTTGAGGCAAGGTAAGATAAATATAGGAGATATTCTACTAGTAAAAGATGGCGCGACTACTGGTAAAGTTGCAATAGTCAGAGAACTAAAATATAAAAAAGTAGCCGTAAATGAACATGTATTTGTAATAAGAAGCATAACAAAGAAACTGATAAACGAGTTTTTGTTTTATTTTCTCTACTCAAAGTTTGGCCAGATGCAAATTAAAACAAGATTTCATGGTATGATAGGCGGGATTACAAGAAATGACTTAAAATCAATTCTGATACCGCTTCCTCCCGTCTTAGAACAGCGGAGAATAGTTGAGGTTCTTTCTATTGTTGATGAGGCTATTCAGAAAACTGATGATGTTATAGCGAAGGTTGAGAGGTTGAAGAAAGCTCTTATGCAGGAGCTTTTAACTGGAAAAGTGAGGATTAAAGTTGAAGATGGAAAAGCTAGGTTTTACAAAGAAACGAATTTTAAGGATACCAAGATTGGAAAGATTCCAAAAGATTGGGAGGTTATTAGGTTAGTTGACCATGTTTATGTGCTTAAAGGTTACGCTTTTAGTTCAAAGTTCTTTAACGAAAAGGAACGTGGGATCCCTATAATAAGAATAAGAGATCTAGGTAAAAATAAGACTGAAGCATATTATTCTGGTTCATACGACCCAAAGTACATCGTGGAAAAAGGAGATTTGCTAATAAGTATGGACGGCGAGTTCAATATATTTCTTTGGAAAGGTCCAAAAGGACTCTTAAATCAAAGAGTGTGTAAAATTTGGACTAAAGATGCGACAAAATTAGACAACATGTATCTCTATTACGCACTTAAAAAACCACTTAAACTCATTGAAGCTCAGACAAGTCAAACAACAGTCAAACATCTTCTCGATAGAGACTTAGAGAGAATTAAAATTCCGCTTCCACCGCTCTCAGAACAACAAAAAATCGCTGAAATCCTATCAACAATTGATAAATGGATTAGTCTTGAGCATAGACGAAAGGAGAAATTGAAGGGTTTGAAGAAGGGTTTGATGAATTTGTTGTTGACTGGTAGGATTAGGGTAAGGGTTGAGCGTGTTTCTTAGAGGGGGTGGTTTTTTGGTGAGAGAGAGGGGTCTTGAAGACTTTATTGTTGATGAGCTTGTTAAGCGTGGTTGGAGATATATCGATTCTATGAGTCTTGGCAGAGAGGGGTTGGATAAGCCTCTCATCTATAGTGTTTTGAGGCGTAAGATTAGGGAGTTTAATCCTGGTGTTGGTGAAGAGGATGTTTCTGAGGCTGTTTCTCTTCTTGAGGGGCGTGGTTTTGGGGCTAGTGGTGCTCGTGAGGTTTTAGAGTATCTTAAGTTTGGTGTCCCGGTTAAGCTTGGTGGGTCGCGTGTTTCTGCTAGGCTTAAACTAATAGATTACAGTGATCTCGGTAGGAATGAGTTTGTTGTTTCTAGACAAGTTATTCATAGGGGTGTCCGGGAGATCAGGAACGATATTGTTCTATATGTTAATGGTATTCCCCTGGTCAGTATTGAGGTTAAGAATCCTACTGAGCCAGGTGTTTCTTGGCGTGATGCTTTTCTACAGATTAAACGTTATGAGCATAGTGTTCCCGAGCTGTATAAATATGTTCAGATCGGTGTTGCTATAGGGGCTAGGGCAAAGTACTTCCCCATTATACCATGGGCTGATCCCGGCAAGGTCCCTATTTATGAGTGGAGAGAGGAGGGCTTGGATTCTATAGGTTCGGTCATTGAAATGCTTCGGCCCCATAGGTTCCTGGATATTCTAAGGTTTTATACGTATTTTAGGATGGAAGAGGGTAGGGAGTCGAAGGTTATTGCTAGGTATAT from Staphylothermus marinus F1 harbors:
- a CDS encoding type I restriction-modification system subunit M is translated as MSKTLPSWMLNDYIVLRSRFGEKPFTVDEASKVLERPVDSVMTLLSSLRKYGLVIVAVDPSNPRRKIYSLRSIPVTRGDLESILKKAADLIRTRVDYSFILVLLFYKKISDQWKLEFQRTYKELVEQGYASEEAKELARGKYFHQFQIPEEYLWDNIVKHKGELHEYFSKALKKIGELNEELRPIFDNFDFHIFASNRENSEILRQLVELFDSVPLIDTSPDILGDAYEWLLMMFAPTKAKEGEVFTPREVIRLLVEILDPKPGYKILDPAAGSGGMLIISYKYIEEKHGREEADKLYLFGQEANAKTAALAKMNMYIHGIANQKIEVGDSLLYPKFELGEWDIVLANPPWNQDGYNEQVLKKNEKYRLIYKYGYTPSQTADWAWIQLMLAAAKPQGKVGVVIDNGALFRGGREKSIRSKIIEEDLVETVILLPEKLFYNTGAPGAIIIFNKNKPQERRNKILFINASNEYEKHPNIRRLNRLSKQNIEKIAKTYYEYKEIPGFSRIVGLSEIRENNYNLNVTLYVTPPIEIEEIDLEKELQELIEIEKQAKTARDKAIQYIQQIIQANKQR
- a CDS encoding restriction endonuclease subunit S — protein: MPHKTLDEYLKQQIKTTTKQETQKEIEYKIIGFYKETDFKETPIGKIPRDWNIMRLDGLVKVETGKRAKGGGLYKGNIASIGGEHIDDEGNIRWNNMKFITEDFYNSLRQGKINIGDILLVKDGATTGKVAIVRELKYKKVAVNEHVFVIRSITKKLINEFLFYFLYSKFGQMQIKTRFHGMIGGITRNDLKSILIPLPPVLEQRRIVEVLSIVDEAIQKTDDVIAKVERLKKALMQELLTGKVRIKVEDGKARFYKETNFKDTKIGKIPKDWEVIRLVDHVYVLKGYAFSSKFFNEKERGIPIIRIRDLGKNKTEAYYSGSYDPKYIVEKGDLLISMDGEFNIFLWKGPKGLLNQRVCKIWTKDATKLDNMYLYYALKKPLKLIEAQTSQTTVKHLLDRDLERIKIPLPPLSEQQKIAEILSTIDKWISLEHRRKEKLKGLKKGLMNLLLTGRIRVRVERVS